TCACCATGGTGGAAATGACCTGGAACGTAAACCAGCCAGGGCGCTGGCGCAGGCCCGACCTGGTGAAAGACATCCGCCAGGCCGACGTCGATTTCGCGCGTTTCCATTGCACCCGCCCGAAAGAAAACTGGGATCCCCGCAAATATCTCGAATACCGCCTCTTCTGGCCGTACTCCTCCGGCATCTTCGGCCAGTGGATGACGCACCAGATCGATACGGTACACTGGTTCTCCGGCCTGAAACACCCGCGCAGCGTGGTTGCTGGCGGCGGGATTTACCAGTGGAAAGACGGCCGCAGCAATCCTGATACGCTCACCGCGGTACTGGAATATGGCCCCTCCAACGATCCTTCCTCCGGGTTCCAGGTGGTGTACAGCTCGCGTTTCCATAACTCGGCGGGCGGCACCAAGGAATTGTATTACAGCAACGGCGGGATGATCGACATGAGCAACAACACGATTTCCCCCAACGGCGGCCTGCGCGAGAAAGAAGCGGCAGCCATGGGCATGAAAGCCAATCTCCTCCCGGAAATGAGCCTCTCGGCCGCGGCCGGCGGCGTGGAAAGCGGCGCCAATACCGGCGGCGACGATACCACCAACGCCCACGTCCGCAATTGGATGGAGTGCGTGCGGAAACAAGATATCAAGACCAACGCCCCCATAGAAGCGGCTTACAGCCATTCCATCGCGCTCATTATGGGCACGGCGGCTTACCGCACAGGCCAGCGCGCTACGTTCGACGAAGCGAAGCAGGACGTGATGGTAGGCGGAAAAGTGTTTACACTGTAGTTTTTTATTGCATCAAAAACGAAGGCGCGGGCTGGACGGGTTACTGTCCGGCCTGCCGTCTTTTAGCCATTTCCTCCGCGATTTCCACAGCCTGCGTATCGCCGGAAGCGCGGAGCTGTTTGATGATCTCGGCATGGTCGCGGTCGTTGCGGTTCTGGCTGAGTTTGAAGCGCGTCTCGATCCGGTCGAGCGTCATTTCAAAGCCGGTGATGGCGCGGAGATTGTTGTGCAACGACTTCTCCGGAATGTCGGAAATGTGCACGGGGCAGGCGGAGGCGGCTTCGTATTTGTCCATCAGTTTGGTGAGGGAATCCACAAGCTCTGCTTCGGTTAAAATGCGAAGCTGGCCGTAAACGTGCACGGCGATGTAATTCCAGGTGGGGATTTTCTCTTTTTCGTACCAGGAAGAGGAAATGTACGCGTGGGGATCGGTGAAAACGGCGAGGAAAGTCTGGCCGGATTTGAAGTCTTCGGACTGGGGATTGTCGTTGGCGATGTGGCCCCTCAGCAAGAAGGCGCCCGGTTCTTTTTCTTCCAGTTCAACGGGGAGATGGGTGCCGAAAGGAACACCATCATGGATGCTCATGAGCAAAGCGAAGCTGTGCCTGCGGATGAATCCGGATACGGTGGCCCAGTCGTTTTCCTGGTAATATTTGGGGGTGTACATATTGGAGGGAATAAAGCCCCGGTGCCGGGGCACCGGGGCAAGTAAAAAATTGTTCGGCGCCTATTCCACGATCTCCACGATTTTCGTGGGCGCGATGTTGGCATTGCGCATGGCGATGCTCCGGGCGGTATTACCGGCGAAGTCGCTGAAGGCTTGTTGGGTCACAGGGTCCTTGCCAGTGATGGCCGGAACGCCTTCGTCGCCGCCTTCGCGGATGCTTTGCACCAGGGGGATCTGTCCGAGGAAAGGGATTTCCAGTTCTTCGGCGAGGCGTTTGCCGCCTTCTTTTCCGAAGATGTAATATTTGTTTTCGGGCAGTTCGGCCGGGGTGAAGTAAGCCATATTTTCCACGAGGCCGAGGATCGGCACGCGGATCTGCGGGCTGCTGAACATGGCGATGCCTTTCTTGGCGTCGGCCAGGGCAACGTCCTGCGGAGTGGTAACGATCACGGCGCCGGTTACGGGAACGGATTGTACGAGGGTGATGTGAACGTCGCCCGTGCCGGGGGGCATATCGATCACCAGGTAATCCAGGTCGCCCCAGTGCACGTCGCTCACGAATTGCTTGAGGGCGCTGCTGGCCATGGGGCCGCGCCATACCACCGCCTGCTTCTCATCGATCAGCAGTCCGATCGACATCACCTGGATGCCGTATTTCTCCATGGGAGCGATTTTGCCTTTGCCATCCACGTTCACCATCATCGGGCGCTGGCCGCGGAGGCCGAACATGATGGGTACGCTGGGACCGTAAATATCGGCGTCCATGAGGCCTACTTTGGCGCCGTCCTGCGCGAGGGCAAGCGCGAGGTTGGCGGCAACGGTGGATTTACCCACGCCGCCTTTGCCGGAGGCCACCATGATAATGTTCTTCACGTTGGGAAGGAGGGAATTCCCGTCTTTCCGGCCTGTGCTGACGTTGGCAGTCATTTTAACTTCTACTTCCGCTTCCTTGCTGACGAGGTGGTGGATGGCGTGGATGCACGCGTTGCGGATCAATTCTTTCAACGGGCACGCCGGTGTGGTGAGCACTACCGTAAACTTAACTTTATTGCCTTCGATCTCGATGTCCTTCACCATGTTGAGCGTCACCAGATCCTTGCCCAGATCGGGTTCTTCTACATTCGACAACGCCTCGAGGACCTTCTCTTTTGTGATCATAAATTGTTGTTAAATTTGATTGCGATCAGCAAAGTTAACCATAAATGAGGTTTAATTTGTCGCTTTTATATTGGACATTGCGGGCTGTTTCCTGTATCTTAGTACCTACACATGTATAGAAATCTTGTCATACTTTTTTCCCTGGTGTGTTTGCCGTTATTAGCATCTGCGCAGTTCAAAGCGTTTAAAGACAGCATCATACAGATTTCCGGTATTACCATGACCGCCGACAGCCTCCGTGCGGTGCCGGCGGTGAGCATCCTGGTGAAGGGCCAGGGGCGGGGAACCATTTCCAACAGCGTAGGTGTGTTTTCCATCGTGGCTTTTAAAGGCGATACATTGAGTTTCAGCGCGATAGGTTTCCGCAGGAAGGATTATAAAATCCCGGTGGACCTGCCCGGCAACCGTTACTCCGTGATCCAGCTGATGGCGGAAGACACGGTGTATCTTACCGAAACCATTATCAAACCATACCCTTCGCGGCGCGAGTTCGAGAAGCTGTTCGTAAGTATGGATATCCCCAATGATATGTATGAAATCGCCCGGAAGAACAACGAGCAGGCGAAGCTCCGCGCCATCGCGCAGGGCATGCCGATCGACGCAGGCGGGGCGTATAACGTTTTCATGCAAAAACAGCAGCAATCACTTTATTACGCCGGCCAGGTGCCGCCACAGAATATCTTCAACCCGCTGGCCTGGGCGCAATTTATCGAGTCCTGGAAACGGGGCGATTTCAAAAGGAAAGACTAGCCTTCGCGGCCCAATGCCGCCTTTTTCCTAAATTGCCGCATCATTCACCAAAATTGTACGTTATGCAGAAAGTAGCCGTGATCGGCGCCGGCACGATGGGGAACGGCATTGCGCACGTGTTTGCGCAAAACGGGTTCACCGTTCACCTCATCGATGTGGCGCAGCCCGCGCTCGACAAAGCCCTCGATACCATCGTCCGCAACCTCAACCGCCAGCTCGCCAAAGAGATCATCACCGAAGCGGTGAAGCAAAGCACCATCAACAACCTGCACACCTTCACCGACCTGGCCGCCGGCGTGAAAGACGCGGAACTCGTCGTAGAAGCCGCCACCGAAAATGCGGACCTCAAACTGCGCATCTTCCGCGACCTCGACCAATTCACCGCTCCAGGAGCCATCCTCGCCACCAATACGTCTTCCATCTCCATCACCAAGATCGCCGCGGTTACTTCCTGGCCTGGTAAGGTGATCGGCATGCATTTCATGAACCCCGTTCCCGTCATGAAACTGGTGGAGATCATCAATGGCTACGCCACCGAATCCGAAGTCACCGATACCGTGCGCGAGCTGTCGCTTAAACTGGGCAAGGTTCCCTGCATCGTGAACGACTATCCCGGCTTTGTGGCCAACCGCATCCTCATGCCGATGATCAACGAAGCCATTTGCGCGCTGCACGAGGGCGTGGCTGGTGTGGAATCTATCGACACCGTGATGAGGCTCGGCATGGCCCACCCGATGGGGCCCCTGCAACTCGCGGATTTCATCGGCCTCGACGTTTGCCTGTCTATCCTCCGCGTGCTCCACGACGGCTTCGGACAGCCCAAATACGCGCCCTGCCCGTTGCTGGTGAACATGGTAACCGCAGGGCATCTCGGTGTGAAGAGCGGCAAGGGATTCTACAAATACGAAGGCGCCGGGAAAGACCTCACCGTCTCCGACCGCTTCCGCCAATAATATTCCCCGCATAAAAAAATCGACCCGCCGGCAACTAAAACGCCTGGCGGGTCTTTTTCATCAAATCCCACATCAAATCCTCCCGCAGGAAACATACCGCTAGCAGGCTCCCCGACGCCGGAAAGCGGCCGCAGCAGGAAGAAAAAAATTTAGAGTCAGTGGGAAAGGGTTAACCCGCGTATTTTTCGCGGTATTCCTTGGGAGAGAGGCCAACAATCTTGCGGAACAGCTGACGGAATGCTTTCGCGTCTTCATACCCGGCCTGGATCATTACGCCGGTGATGTTGTCCTGCTTTTCTTCAAGCAGTTTTTTCGCTGCTTCGATACGGATCCTTTGCAAATACTCGATCGGCGTTACGCCCGTTGCGCTTTTGAACCGGCGGATGAAATTACGGCGGCTCACCGGCAGGTCGTGGATCACTTCTTCCACTGTTACCCTGTCCTGGAAACGCTCTTCCATCCTTTGCTGCGCGGCGGTCACCAGCTCGTCGTTATGCGCGCGGCTGGGCGACCAGTTCGCAAAGTAGGATTGCTGCGCCCTGTCCATGTCGATGGCGAACACTTTCGCGGTGAAAATCGCTGTGGTCCGGTTGCAGTACTTTTCGAGGATGTGCAGCAGGAGGTGGAAGGTGGAAGTAGCCCCTCCGCTTGTGTACACCCCACGATCATCTGTAACCACCACGTCGGCGTCCACGATCACTTCCGGGAAATGGCGCGACAGCGCTTCCACGGCGGTTACATGCGTAGTGGCGCGGCGGTTGTTGAGCAAACCCGTTGCCGCGAGCAGGAATGCCCCCGTGCAAAAGCTCGCCACTTCAGCGCCTTTCCCCGCCTGCTGGCGTACCCAGGGCACAAAAGCCGTGTTCTCCCGTAAATAATCCGGAATATTCCCCGGCCTGAAAGCAGGGATCAGCACCAGGTCAGACGCCGTCACTTCTTCATGCGAAAGCGGCTGGTAATGCTCGTCAGGATACGCGACCGTTTCATCTTCCGGATGCCGGATCAGCCGGATGTCGAAATACGGCAGGCCCGTGTTCTCCAGGTAGTAATTGTTGACAGTCTGAAAAACGTCTAAAAGCGCTGCGATACTGATAGGTCGGTAATGCCTGGTTAGAAGGATGGATAGTTTTTTCATAAATGGCATTGGCGGATGAACACCGAAAGTACAATTTTTTCCGTCACATCCTCCCTGGCAGAGTGCTATTTCTACCGCCAGGCTGTCGCGAAAGTCTCCCCGGTGCTGGGTTTTAGCCCAGCTGTCACAGTTGTTTCCCGGGCTATTACGGATAATGACAGACCAGTGCCCGCACGGAGCACGCGTTTTCAGGCGTAATGTCACGATCTCCGGCGACTTGTCAAGTTGCCTTCATGCGGTTCCAAAAAAGCCGGCGAAGCACCGGCTTATTGGTGCATTATTTAGTCTTCTTATCCTGTTCCCCATGTGCGGGGCCAGCCGAAAACTCATGGCCGCAAAACGCGCAATGCGTTAACCCTGCCTGTTTGGACAAACGCGCCCCGCAGGCCGGACAATCCTTTCCTCGCGGAGGCGGTTCTTTCTCCGGCGGGAGCTTCAGGTTTTCAATAATCTCCAGCGGTCTGTGCTTATCTTCCGTCATGTTTCCTTTTTTTCCTGGTGTTTATTCGGTTCTGCTGATGGTTACTTCCTGACTATCGGTTCCTTTCCGCTAGTATTAATTCATTAAATATATCAAAAAAAACAATTGAAAAATCTCCGTGATAAACGGTCGGAAATTTTTCATGAAAAAAGCCGCTCCCCAAACGGGAAGCGGCTGTGGTTTTTACCAAGGATTGGTAGATCAAATCCCCGCGGCCGTTCGCCTTGCGGTTTCGGCCAGCAGTTCATCGAGTTGTGCGCGGTCCCTCCATTTCCCCCGGAAACGAGGCCGCGGATTTTTTGCGTGTTGTGGATATCGTCGAGCGGATTGTCGTCGAGCAGCAGGAGGTCTGCATGCATGCCGGGCGCCACGGCGCCGTACCCTTGCTGTTGCAGGAATTTCGGTCCGTTGATTACGGAGGCTTTCAGCGCCTGTTGCGGCGTCATCCCATATTTTACCATCAGCGCCAGCTCTTCATGGAGCGCCAGCCCGGGATAGCAGTAGGAATTGAGGTATCCCGCGTCGGTACCCGCGAGGATGGTGACATTGGCTGCCACCAGGTCGGCCAGCACGGCGGATGAGCGCTCGTAATTCGCTTTCCGTTGCGCGATGGCGGCGGCATCGTGCTGCATGACATTGTTCACGCGGCCGGCGTAGGTGCTTTGCAGGCCTTTGCCGATGTAGCGGAGGTAATCGTCGTGGCGGCGGTCGTGCTCGTCCCAGTACGACAGGATGTGCCCGAGGCTCAGGGTGGGCGTTACCGCCACGCCTTTGGACGCCATGTAGCGGAACATCTTCCGGGCGGAAGCTTTATCGTAGGTGGAATTGATCTTCTCGCTGAGGTCGCGGCCTTTCAGGGTGCCGTTGGCCACACCATTGCTGATGCTTACTTCTTCGGAGGAACCCGCTTTAAGGAGATATGTGATGTGCTCGATGGAACTGATACCGGCATCCACGATGTCTTTCATGGGTATGACGTAAGGTACGTGCCCCGAAATCACCAGGCCGCGTTTCCGGGTTTCGCGGATACTTTCCAGGTAGAGACCGGGCTTGAGCGTGTTGTCGGTGATTTTTACGAAATCGACGCGCAGGCCCTGCAGGGAATCAAGCGCTTTGGCCAGCTCTTCCTTCGTCCCGATCTCGATATCGCCTTTCCACACGGATTTATAGCCTTCCAGCTTGGGGCCTGAGGTAAAAATATGCGGCCCGTCGATGAGCCCTTTGGCGACGGAGTCGCGCCAGGGCAGCACGAAATGGCTGATATCGGCCGCGCAGTCGCGAACACCGGTGATGCCGTAAGCGAGCATGAGGGGGAGGAGGTTGCGGTTTTCGTGGGCGAGGGTGTCGCCGCCGCCGAAGTGCATGTGGTTATCCCACAAACCTGGCATGAGGAATTTCCCGGTACCGTCGACCACTACGGGAGCGGAGTGGCGGAGCTTGCGGGAAGGGGTTACGGCGATGATGCGCCCGTCTTTCACCACAACGGCCTGATCGGCGGCGGTGCGGCCCCGCTCCACGTCGATCACCGATACGGAACGGATGATAAGATCGGCGGGCGCTTGCTGCGCGCGCGTGCCGGAAAAGACGGCCGCAAGCGATAGTAACAGGAGCGTTCGTTTCATCCGGCGAAAATACAGTCCTCCCTTTTGGCGCGATGGTACATGCTGAAACAATCCGGGCATTTTCCGTAAATAGTACTAAAAGCCTTTATGCTTCAGACTTACAGGTAGGTTGAGATACCCTTGAGATACCCTTGAGATACCGTTCAGCCATCGTTGAGACTCCCTATAAAGGGGTAACTCAAGGGTGGCTCAACTGTGGGACAAGGGTGGGTTATACCTGTGCGTACATTTAAGTATCCCTTGATTTTCATCAGGTCAGGCGGGCAGCAGGGACAAAGCCGGAATGAACGTCAAATGTATTATTTTCACCCCCGGATAAAAATCACAGTGAACAATGAAGCGACTCGGTTTGATCGCGCTGCTGGCCGCAGGTATGCAGGCGCAGGCGCAAACAGCGCGGGTGAATGTTATTCCCGCACCCGTACAGGTGCAGGAACAGCCCGGACAATTTACCATCAATATGCAAACAACGATATCGGCGGACCCCGTTTTCACGGACGCGGCGGCCCTGCTGTCGGAGCAATCCGGCATCGCCCTGAAGAGGGGCGGGCAGGGGAGCATTCGTATCCTGCGCGAGATCACGCGGCAGGCGGCAGACAGCGCGGCGTACCGTTTACTGATCTCGCGGGACGAGGTGCGGATTTACGCTTCCGGCCGCGCGGGCGCCCTGCACGGTATTTATACGTTGCTGCAGATCATGGCGACGCAGCCCGATCCGCGCATCCTCCCGGCGGTTACGATTGCGGACCGGCCACGCTTCGGCTACAGGGGGCTGCATCTCGATGTATCCCGTCATTTCTTCCCCCTTACGTTCGTTTACAAATACATCGACCTCATGGCGATGTACAAGATGAACGTTTTCCACTGGCATATTACCGACGGGGCCGGATGGCGCCTGGAGATTAAAAAATATCCCGCGCTCACGCAGCAGGCGGCCTGGCGTACATATGCCAATTATATGGAATGGTGGAACAGCCCGCGTCATTATCTCGAAGAAGGCAATCCCAATGCCTACGGCGGCTTCTATACGCAAGACGAAGCCCGCGCCGTGGTTGCCTACGCCGCGCGCCGCGGCATCACCGTGATCCCGGAGATCGAAATGCCGGGGCACTCCGAAGAAGTGCTCGCCGTGTACCCGCACCTTTCCTGCGCGGGGGAACCGTATCGGCAATCCGAATTCTGCCTCGGCAACGACAGCACCTTCATTTTCCTGGAAGATGTGCTGCGCGAAGTGATGGACATCTTCCCGTCGAAATACATCCATATCGGCGGCGACGAAGCAGAGAAAAAGCATTGGAAGGCATGCCCCAAATGCCAGCGCCGCATCCGCGGGCATCAGCTGGCCAACGAGGAAGGGCTGCAAAGTTATGCTGTGAAGCGCATGGAAAAATTCCTCATCGCCAACGGGCGAAAGCTCATGGGCTGGGATGAGATCCTGGAAGGCGGCCTGGCCCCTGAAGCCACCGTGATGAGCTGGCGCGGCGAGAAAGGAGGTATTACCGCCGCTTCCGAGGGGCATGATGTGGTGATGACACCCGGCGGGTACTGTTATTTCGACAGTTACCAGTCCGATCCTTCCACGGAGCCCCTTACCATCGGCGGCTACCTTCCGCTTTCGAAAGTCTATTCCTACGAGCCGGTGCCGGCGGCGCTGGCGGCGGATAAGGCGCATCATGTGCTGGGCGCGCAGGCCAACGTGTGGGCCGAATATATGCCCACGACTTACCAGGTGGAGTACATGGTATTCCCGCGTGTACTTGCGTTATCGGAAGTGGTGTGGTCGCAAAAAGAAAAGCGCAGCTGGGAAGATTTTAAAACGCGGTTGCAGGCGCATTACCGGCTGTTGCAACGAAAGCAGGTGAATTATTACCGCCCATCCTGGCAGCTGGAGCCCAAAACCATCATCGATACCACGCGCAGGCTGACCATCGTTTCGTTTGAAACGGAGCAGTTCCGCCCGGTGATCCGCTATACACTCGACGGCACACGGCCCACGATGCATTCCATTTTGTACAGCGGCCCCGTGGAAGTGCCTGGCACCGCGCAGCTCATTGCGGCCGTATTCCGCGATACGATGTTGATGGGCCGCCCGGTGACGGTGCCCGTCAATTATCACAAGGCGATTGGTAAAAAAGTGATCTACAACGCGCCCTGGAGCGGCAGCTATCCTGCGCAGGACGCGGCCACCCTGGTAAACGGGTACCGCGGTTCCCTCACTTACGGCGACGGCCAGTGGCAAGGTTTCCTGGGCAAAGGGGTGGATGTGACTATCGACCTTGGCGTATCGCAGCCGCTGGAAAGCTTGCAGATCGGGTTCATGCAGCTGACGGGCCCGGGCGTGTACATGCCACCGGCGGTGACGGTACAGGTGGCCGACGATCCGGCGGCGTTCGGCAAAGCTGAAGCACTGACCGTCGAAAACGATGTGCCGCCTACGCACGAGAAGCTTATTTTCAAGGATTTCAAATTCGGGCTGCAGGGGCAGAAGGGGCGGTACATCCGTGTGAAAGCCCCCGTGCAGAAGGGCTTCCTGTTCACGGACGAGATTATCGTATATTAGAAGTATGAATTACAAAACCCTCGGCAGCAGCGGGCTGCGTATCAGTGAAGTTTCTTTCGGCTGCATGTCGCTCGGGATGGATGACGCCGCCAACGCGCGCTTGCTCCACCGGGCGGTAGCGCTGGGCATCAACTTTTTCGATACGGCCGACCTCTACGACAAAGGCTTCAATGAAAGCAGTGTGGGCAAGGCGCTGAAAGAGAAGCGCAAAGACGTCATCATCGCCACCAAAGCCGGCAACCAGTGGCGCCCCGACGGCACCGGGTGGGATTGGAACCCGCATAAGGATTATATCCTGGCATGCGTGGAAAAGAGCCTGCAGCGGCTGCAGACCGATTACATCGATTTATACCAGTTGCATGGCGGAACGATTGAGGATCCTATCGACGAAACCATCGAGGCGTTCGAACTGTTGCAGCAGCAGGGAAAGATCCGGTATTACGGGATTTCTTCCATCCGCCCCAACGTGATCCGCGAATATGCGAAACGCAGCAACATCGTGAGCGTGATGATGCAATACAGCCTGCTCGACCGCCGGCCGGAAGCATCCTGTTTGCCCATTCTCCAGCAACATAACATCGGTGTGCTGGCGCGCGGCAGCCTGGCCAAAGGCTTGCTCGCCGGGAAGCCCGCTGTAGATTACCTTCACCTGTCGCAGCATGAAGTGGAACGCGCGCAAGCCGCCATCGCGGAAGTGTCGGGGAAGGAACGTACGCCTGGACAAGCGGCGGTGAAGTTTGTGCTGATGCATCCGGCGGTGACAAGCGCCGTGGCAGGCCTGCGCACCATGGCGCAATTGGAGGACGTAGCGGCCGGAGCGCCGCGTTTTAATGAAGCGGAATACGAAATGCTCACCGCCAGCGTGCCCGTCCGCGAATACGAACAGCACGTCTGAACGTGTAATCGCTTCCGGCTAAACTAATAAGTTTGTTGTTGATACAGAAAAGGCTGACCGCTTATCCGGTCAGCCTTGTATTTTTTATCTGGAAGATGATTATTTCTTCAGCAGCCCCTGGCGTTCCAGCGCCTGCACGAGCGCTTTGGTGTAGGACCGGGAGAAGTCGTCGATGCTGTTGGGATTGATGGTTTCCGATTGCACGGAAAACAGCAGTGATTCGTTGCCGGCGTCATAGAGGTTGCTTTCGAGGAAGTAGGTTTTATCGGTGGTGTAGTACCCCGGGTTGTACATCATCGGGTAATAATAGTTGTAGTATCCCCAGAAACTGCCATACCAGCCCCAGGCGGGATACGGGGCGTAAGGGCCCGAACCCGGGACGTATCGGGTTTCGCTGGTTTTATCGACAACAGCCATGGTGAAAATGGCGTCTGCCCCCAGTTCGCGCACCTTGTTGAGAATGGCTTCTTTGGAGGGCACGTTTTCGCGGGTAAAGTTTGGCGGGAAGATTTCGCCGCTTTTAATGGCTTTATAACCCCTGTCCTGCGCCGCGGCCGCCAGGTTGTTCTCGATACTTTGCTTGGCGGCCTGGTTGTGTACCATGGCGGCAATGAAGATCGTGTTGTACGATTTTTCCGGAGCGTCGGGTGTTCTCCAGAAATTCGTGACCTGCGTGGTAGTGGCGCAGGCCGACAACAGCACGATGGCAAACAGTGTCAGGTAGGATGAAGTTTTCATGGTTTTGGTGCTTTTATACTAACCTAACAAGACACGTGAGGAAAAGTTGCGTTACCTGGCCTGCCAGAGTGCGTCGACAAACCAGTTTTTATCGTCCGTGAAGTTTTTCACCGGTGCGAACCCACAGCTGGAAGCCATTTCCCGGATGCCGTCGGGCGTGTATTTCTGGGAGATTTCCATGTATATGGGTTCGTCTTTCCGGAACCGGATGATGCTGCCGCCGATATGTACGGCCTGGTCGCGAAGGCTCACCAGGAAGCTTTTACAGGCGCCGGTGGACGGGTCATAAGTCGGGTAATGGAGGAAATGATGCCGCTGGAAATCGGCGTCCAGTTCGCGGTTGATGCGGGTGAGGAGGTTGAGGTTGAAGTCGCGGGTGAAGCCTTGCCGGTCGTTGTACGCATCGAGGATGAGGCGCGGGTTTTTCTGCAGATCGAAGCCGATGAGCAGGAAATCCCCCGGCCGCAGCTGGCGGCGCACTTCAGACAGGAAGCCCATGGCTTCTTCCGGCGTGAAATTCCCGATGCTGCTGCCCATGAACATCACCACGCGGGCGCGGCCAGGCGTTTGTCCAGAACGGGCCAGCATTTCCATGTATTCTCCGTTGAGCCCCTGGACGTCGAGGCCGGGAATCTGTTCGGGCAATGTATCCTGCAGGTGCCGGATGATGTTGCCGGATATATCGATGGGATAATACCGGTTCCCTATGCCCGCGCGCATCCATTCGCGGAGGAGGTGGATGGACTTGGAAGCGTCTCCGGCGCCCAGTTCCACCAGGTCGGCCTGCGACGCCACGGCGCGGATGGCGGATACGATGGCGGCGGACTGCGTTTCCAGTATCTCCATTTCGCAACGCGTCAGGTAATATTCCGGGCAATGCATGATCTGCTGGAACAGCGCATCGCCGGCGGCATCA
Above is a genomic segment from Chitinophaga pollutisoli containing:
- a CDS encoding family 20 glycosylhydrolase; translation: MKRLGLIALLAAGMQAQAQTARVNVIPAPVQVQEQPGQFTINMQTTISADPVFTDAAALLSEQSGIALKRGGQGSIRILREITRQAADSAAYRLLISRDEVRIYASGRAGALHGIYTLLQIMATQPDPRILPAVTIADRPRFGYRGLHLDVSRHFFPLTFVYKYIDLMAMYKMNVFHWHITDGAGWRLEIKKYPALTQQAAWRTYANYMEWWNSPRHYLEEGNPNAYGGFYTQDEARAVVAYAARRGITVIPEIEMPGHSEEVLAVYPHLSCAGEPYRQSEFCLGNDSTFIFLEDVLREVMDIFPSKYIHIGGDEAEKKHWKACPKCQRRIRGHQLANEEGLQSYAVKRMEKFLIANGRKLMGWDEILEGGLAPEATVMSWRGEKGGITAASEGHDVVMTPGGYCYFDSYQSDPSTEPLTIGGYLPLSKVYSYEPVPAALAADKAHHVLGAQANVWAEYMPTTYQVEYMVFPRVLALSEVVWSQKEKRSWEDFKTRLQAHYRLLQRKQVNYYRPSWQLEPKTIIDTTRRLTIVSFETEQFRPVIRYTLDGTRPTMHSILYSGPVEVPGTAQLIAAVFRDTMLMGRPVTVPVNYHKAIGKKVIYNAPWSGSYPAQDAATLVNGYRGSLTYGDGQWQGFLGKGVDVTIDLGVSQPLESLQIGFMQLTGPGVYMPPAVTVQVADDPAAFGKAEALTVENDVPPTHEKLIFKDFKFGLQGQKGRYIRVKAPVQKGFLFTDEIIVY
- a CDS encoding aldo/keto reductase, whose product is MNYKTLGSSGLRISEVSFGCMSLGMDDAANARLLHRAVALGINFFDTADLYDKGFNESSVGKALKEKRKDVIIATKAGNQWRPDGTGWDWNPHKDYILACVEKSLQRLQTDYIDLYQLHGGTIEDPIDETIEAFELLQQQGKIRYYGISSIRPNVIREYAKRSNIVSVMMQYSLLDRRPEASCLPILQQHNIGVLARGSLAKGLLAGKPAVDYLHLSQHEVERAQAAIAEVSGKERTPGQAAVKFVLMHPAVTSAVAGLRTMAQLEDVAAGAPRFNEAEYEMLTASVPVREYEQHV
- the egtD gene encoding L-histidine N(alpha)-methyltransferase: MRSVTATLAAPVSKARQAFLRDVLEGLQSQPKRLQSKYFYDAAGDALFQQIMHCPEYYLTRCEMEILETQSAAIVSAIRAVASQADLVELGAGDASKSIHLLREWMRAGIGNRYYPIDISGNIIRHLQDTLPEQIPGLDVQGLNGEYMEMLARSGQTPGRARVVMFMGSSIGNFTPEEAMGFLSEVRRQLRPGDFLLIGFDLQKNPRLILDAYNDRQGFTRDFNLNLLTRINRELDADFQRHHFLHYPTYDPSTGACKSFLVSLRDQAVHIGGSIIRFRKDEPIYMEISQKYTPDGIREMASSCGFAPVKNFTDDKNWFVDALWQAR